One stretch of Pandoraea oxalativorans DNA includes these proteins:
- a CDS encoding RluA family pseudouridine synthase encodes MNELGKSRQKMVAPASAPQVRLVEVDDGSAGQRIDNFLLRECKGVPKSHVYRILRSGEVRVNKGRVDAAYRLVIGDSVRIPPVRMATPDPEAKAHVPAATFPILFEDDYLMAIDKPAGVAVHGGSGVSFGVIEQLRQALPQLKFLELVHRLDRETSGILLLAKKRAALVGMHEQIRHNRMDKRYLACVTGEWRDPKRAVKAPLYKYVTAEGERRVRVQEDGQASHTVFRMVESFPPYTLLEAELKTGRTHQIRVHLAHGGTPIVGDDKYGDFTLNKNLARPGVRPGIKRMFLHAYRLKFTHPVLDTPIALEAALPPECEQFLNQLRTTTADAKP; translated from the coding sequence ATGAATGAGTTAGGCAAAAGTCGGCAGAAAATGGTTGCGCCGGCGTCCGCACCGCAGGTCCGTCTCGTCGAGGTTGACGATGGTTCGGCCGGTCAGCGTATCGATAATTTCCTGTTGCGTGAGTGCAAAGGGGTACCGAAAAGCCACGTCTATCGCATTCTGCGTAGCGGGGAAGTCCGCGTAAATAAAGGGCGAGTAGACGCAGCCTATCGACTTGTCATCGGCGATAGCGTCCGCATTCCGCCGGTCCGAATGGCGACGCCCGACCCCGAGGCCAAGGCCCATGTCCCGGCCGCCACTTTCCCCATCCTGTTCGAAGACGACTACCTCATGGCCATCGATAAGCCGGCCGGTGTGGCCGTGCACGGTGGCAGCGGGGTGTCCTTCGGGGTGATTGAGCAATTGCGTCAGGCGCTGCCGCAACTGAAGTTCCTGGAACTGGTGCATCGACTCGATCGTGAGACGTCCGGCATTCTGTTGCTCGCGAAAAAGCGAGCGGCGCTGGTCGGCATGCACGAGCAGATCCGTCACAACCGGATGGACAAGCGCTATCTCGCCTGCGTCACGGGCGAATGGCGCGACCCGAAACGCGCAGTCAAGGCGCCGCTATATAAATACGTCACCGCTGAGGGCGAACGTCGGGTGCGGGTGCAGGAAGACGGGCAGGCATCGCACACCGTATTTCGCATGGTGGAATCGTTCCCGCCTTATACGTTGCTGGAAGCGGAACTGAAAACGGGGCGGACCCATCAGATCCGGGTTCACCTGGCGCATGGCGGTACGCCCATCGTCGGCGACGACAAATATGGCGACTTCACGCTGAACAAGAATCTGGCGCGGCCCGGCGTTCGTCCCGGTATCAAGCGGATGTTCCTGCACGCCTACCGGCTGAAGTTCACGCACCCCGTGCTGGATACGCCGATTGCGTTGGAAGCGGCGTTGCCGCCAGAATGTGAGCAATTCCTGAATCAACTTCGAACCACCACCGCTGATGCCAAGCCCTGA
- the mobA gene encoding molybdenum cofactor guanylyltransferase MobA, which produces MTTPPIRRSDITGLILAGGRGQRMGGRDKGLQPFAGRPLVEHAVARLRPQVGALLISANRNRDAYAAALGSDGADGADGADSVISDEIQDFAGPLAGMLAGLRAACADYVLTVPCDAPYLPDDLAERLCAALNALPEADPDAPDSAHPLAAYAATAQGPHPVFALVHRLLADDLAATLAAGERRVRAWLARHKAVQVHFGDERPFYNVNTLDDLLTDSPRAP; this is translated from the coding sequence ATGACGACCCCGCCCATCCGCCGCAGCGACATCACTGGATTGATCCTCGCGGGCGGGCGCGGTCAGCGTATGGGCGGGCGTGACAAAGGCCTCCAGCCCTTTGCCGGACGGCCGCTGGTCGAGCATGCGGTAGCCCGTCTGCGCCCGCAGGTTGGCGCGTTGCTGATCAGTGCCAATCGGAATCGCGATGCCTATGCGGCCGCCCTCGGCAGCGATGGCGCGGACGGTGCGGACGGTGCGGACAGCGTAATAAGCGACGAAATTCAGGATTTCGCCGGACCGCTCGCGGGCATGCTGGCCGGACTGCGTGCGGCATGTGCGGACTATGTCCTCACCGTGCCGTGCGACGCCCCTTACCTTCCCGACGATCTGGCCGAGCGGCTATGCGCCGCGCTGAACGCGCTGCCGGAAGCCGATCCCGACGCGCCCGACAGCGCGCACCCACTGGCTGCCTATGCCGCAACGGCGCAAGGTCCGCATCCGGTATTCGCGCTTGTGCACCGTTTACTGGCCGACGATCTGGCGGCGACGCTGGCGGCCGGGGAACGCCGTGTGCGAGCGTGGCTCGCACGCCACAAGGCCGTACAAGTTCACTTCGGTGACGAGCGTCCGTTTTACAATGTCAACACGCTGGACGACCTCCTTACCGATTCGCCGCGCGCGCCCTGA
- the moaA gene encoding GTP 3',8-cyclase MoaA: MTETIIRLTDLRSDARYATHAPQVPAQVRAATGHLEDALARPLHDLRISVTDRCNFRCVYCMPKDVFDKDYAFLPQSSLLSFEEIERAARLFVEHGVEKLRLTGGEPLLRKHIERLIEMLARLRTPSGKPLDITLTTNGSLLARRAQSLKDAGLTRVTVSLDSLDDTIFRQMNDVDFPVANVLEGVAQAQHVGLGPVKVNMVVKRGTNDSEIVPMARYFHGSGVVLRFIEYMDVGTSNGWRMDEVMPSADVIARVNDALPVEPLEANYAGETAQRWQYRDGGGEVGVISSVTRAFCGTCSRARLSTEGKLYLCLFASSGYDLRTLLRNGASDAQISTVIGDIWHKRTDRYSALRTAATGLPEDAPPKVEMSYIGG, encoded by the coding sequence ATGACTGAAACGATCATCCGACTCACCGATCTGCGTAGCGACGCGCGTTATGCGACGCATGCACCGCAGGTTCCCGCACAAGTGCGCGCTGCCACCGGCCATCTCGAAGATGCGCTGGCACGGCCGCTGCACGACCTGCGGATTTCGGTGACGGACCGATGCAACTTCCGCTGCGTCTACTGCATGCCGAAGGACGTGTTCGACAAGGACTATGCCTTCCTGCCGCAATCCTCCCTGTTGTCTTTCGAAGAGATCGAGCGCGCTGCGCGCCTGTTCGTCGAACATGGCGTGGAGAAGCTGCGTCTGACGGGCGGCGAGCCACTGCTGCGCAAGCACATCGAGCGGCTGATCGAGATGCTGGCCCGCTTGCGCACGCCGTCGGGCAAACCGCTCGACATCACGCTCACGACCAATGGATCGTTGCTGGCACGTCGCGCGCAATCGCTCAAGGATGCCGGACTGACCCGTGTAACGGTCAGTCTCGACAGCCTCGACGACACGATTTTCCGGCAGATGAACGACGTCGACTTCCCGGTCGCCAATGTGCTCGAAGGCGTCGCGCAGGCGCAGCACGTCGGTCTCGGCCCGGTCAAAGTCAACATGGTCGTCAAACGGGGCACCAACGACTCCGAGATCGTGCCGATGGCGCGGTATTTCCACGGCAGCGGTGTCGTGCTGCGCTTCATCGAATACATGGACGTCGGCACGTCGAACGGCTGGCGCATGGATGAAGTCATGCCGTCCGCCGACGTCATCGCCCGGGTGAACGACGCCCTGCCGGTCGAACCGCTCGAAGCCAACTATGCGGGAGAGACCGCACAGCGCTGGCAATATCGCGACGGTGGCGGGGAAGTCGGTGTCATTTCCTCGGTCACCCGCGCATTTTGCGGCACTTGTTCGCGTGCCCGTCTGTCTACGGAAGGCAAGTTGTATCTGTGTCTGTTCGCCAGCTCGGGTTACGACTTGCGTACGCTGCTGCGTAACGGCGCGAGCGACGCGCAGATTTCGACCGTCATCGGCGACATCTGGCACAAGCGCACCGACCGCTACTCAGCCTTGCGCACGGCGGCCACTGGGCTGCCTGAAGACGCACCACCGAAAGTGGAGATGTCCTACATCGGCGGATAG
- a CDS encoding GNAT family N-acetyltransferase, which produces MSLTLRAATADDVGAIHGLMRELAVFEKLLDIFEATPESVHEALFGATPAAECLMAEWDGVPVGYAIYFHNFSTFLARRGLYLEDVYVQPTMRGRGVGQAVLRQLARIAIERNCGRFEWTVLDWNQPAIDFYEAQGATVLPDWRVVRMTGDALTQFAEGGKVIGA; this is translated from the coding sequence ATGTCCCTGACCCTGCGCGCTGCGACTGCCGACGATGTCGGCGCTATCCACGGCCTGATGCGAGAACTGGCTGTCTTCGAAAAGTTGCTGGACATCTTCGAGGCAACGCCTGAGAGCGTGCACGAGGCGCTGTTCGGCGCGACGCCCGCCGCCGAATGCCTGATGGCCGAGTGGGATGGCGTGCCGGTCGGCTACGCAATCTACTTCCACAACTTCTCGACGTTCCTCGCCCGCCGGGGTCTGTATCTGGAAGACGTCTACGTGCAGCCGACGATGCGCGGCCGTGGCGTGGGACAAGCGGTGTTGCGTCAACTCGCACGCATCGCCATCGAGCGCAATTGCGGACGCTTCGAATGGACGGTGCTCGACTGGAATCAACCGGCCATCGACTTCTACGAGGCGCAGGGCGCAACGGTCCTGCCGGACTGGCGCGTGGTCCGCATGACGGGCGACGCCCTCACACAGTTTGCCGAAGGTGGGAAAGTGATTGGGGCCTGA
- a CDS encoding 2-hydroxyacid dehydrogenase: protein MVKPKILVARAIFPDVIERLAQYFDVERNDADTVFSSDELRARLADKAGAITTASERIDASVLAGAPNLRVVANMAVGYNNFDIEAMTAAGVMATNTPDVLNETTADFGWALLMATARRVTESERWLREGHWDKWAYDMFLGADVHGSTLGIVGMGRIGQAIARRAMGFNMRVVYHNRSRLDAATEAACKASYVDKDTLLRTADHVILVLPYSSATHHTIGGAELALMKPTATLVNLARGGIVDDAALATALAKKQIAAAGLDVFEGEPKVHPDLLTVPNVVLTPHIASASAATRRGMASLAADNLIAALGFGAAAGKPPCLLNPAARKS, encoded by the coding sequence CTGGTGAAACCGAAGATCCTGGTAGCCCGAGCCATTTTCCCCGACGTGATCGAGCGTCTGGCGCAGTACTTCGACGTCGAGCGTAACGACGCCGACACGGTGTTTTCGAGCGACGAGTTGCGTGCGCGTCTGGCCGACAAGGCAGGTGCGATCACTACGGCGAGCGAGCGCATCGATGCGTCGGTGCTCGCCGGTGCGCCGAATTTGCGTGTGGTGGCCAACATGGCCGTGGGCTACAACAACTTCGATATCGAAGCGATGACGGCTGCGGGCGTCATGGCGACGAACACCCCCGACGTGCTCAACGAGACGACTGCCGATTTCGGCTGGGCGTTGCTGATGGCGACGGCGCGTCGCGTGACCGAGTCCGAGCGCTGGTTGCGCGAGGGGCACTGGGACAAGTGGGCTTACGACATGTTCCTGGGGGCCGATGTGCACGGCAGCACGCTGGGCATCGTCGGCATGGGACGCATCGGTCAGGCGATCGCGCGTCGCGCCATGGGCTTCAACATGCGGGTCGTGTATCACAATCGCTCGCGTCTCGATGCCGCGACGGAAGCGGCCTGCAAGGCGAGCTACGTCGACAAGGACACGCTGCTGCGCACGGCCGATCACGTCATTCTCGTTTTGCCGTATTCGAGCGCAACGCATCACACCATCGGTGGCGCAGAGTTGGCGCTGATGAAGCCGACGGCCACGCTGGTGAATCTGGCGCGCGGCGGCATCGTCGACGATGCCGCGCTCGCAACGGCGCTGGCGAAAAAACAGATCGCGGCTGCCGGCCTCGACGTGTTCGAAGGCGAGCCGAAGGTGCATCCCGATTTGCTGACGGTGCCGAACGTCGTGCTGACGCCGCACATCGCGAGCGCGTCGGCGGCGACACGCCGGGGTATGGCCAGTCTGGCCGCCGACAATCTGATCGCGGCGCTGGGCTTCGGGGCGGCCGCAGGCAAGCCGCCTTGCCTGCTCAATCCGGCGGCGCGCAAGTCGTAA
- the rmuC gene encoding DNA recombination protein RmuC, producing the protein MVEMVLLALAALNLLVMIAIAVKVWQRGGDASLRATLNDSLTKVRDDLLHAADRSERGLRQEFAETARAGRGEQNAQMAQFQQTLAAQMTSVATVQNNQIDGFAQQLAKLTESNAAQLEAVRQSLVLNGQQMREEQTSTLRRFGEAQHQQLTQLSEGNERRLAEVRATLEQKLKDIEVNNAAKLEEMRRTVDEKLHATLEQRLGESFKLVSDRLEQVHRGLGEMQTLAAGVGDLKRVLTNVKTRGIWGEVQLQALLEQLLTPEQYAKNVATRPGSTERVEFAIALPGQSGDSNKPVWLPIDAKFPREDYERLLDAQERADPVAVEEASKALEARIRLEAKTIADKYLAPPHTTDFALLFLPTEGLYAEVLRRPGLSDLLQREYRVTVAGPTTLTALLNSLQMGFRTLAIERRSSEVWQVLGAVKTEFTKFGDVLARTKSQLETVTRSIDKAEVRTRAMARQLKAVEALPGEQAVELLGVEMEPDEEN; encoded by the coding sequence ATGGTCGAGATGGTGTTGCTAGCGCTGGCGGCGCTGAATTTGCTGGTGATGATCGCGATTGCGGTGAAGGTCTGGCAGCGCGGCGGCGACGCGTCGCTGCGCGCAACGCTCAATGACTCGCTCACCAAGGTGCGTGACGATCTGCTGCACGCGGCGGATCGCAGCGAACGTGGGTTGCGTCAGGAGTTCGCCGAAACGGCGCGCGCCGGTCGCGGCGAACAGAACGCGCAAATGGCCCAGTTCCAGCAAACGCTCGCGGCGCAGATGACGAGCGTCGCCACAGTGCAGAACAATCAGATCGACGGCTTTGCCCAGCAACTCGCGAAGCTCACCGAGTCCAATGCGGCACAGCTGGAAGCGGTTCGTCAGAGTCTGGTGCTCAACGGCCAGCAGATGCGCGAAGAGCAGACGTCGACGCTGCGTCGCTTCGGCGAAGCGCAGCATCAGCAATTGACGCAACTGTCCGAAGGCAACGAGCGGCGTCTGGCGGAAGTGCGTGCCACGCTTGAGCAAAAGCTCAAGGACATCGAAGTCAACAACGCGGCAAAGCTGGAAGAAATGCGTCGCACGGTCGACGAAAAACTGCACGCCACACTCGAACAGCGGCTCGGCGAATCGTTCAAGCTGGTGTCGGATCGTCTGGAGCAGGTGCATCGCGGACTCGGCGAAATGCAGACACTCGCCGCAGGTGTGGGCGATCTCAAGCGCGTGCTGACCAACGTGAAGACGCGCGGCATCTGGGGCGAAGTGCAGTTGCAGGCGCTGCTCGAGCAATTGCTCACGCCCGAGCAGTACGCGAAGAACGTGGCGACGCGTCCGGGCAGCACCGAGCGCGTGGAATTTGCGATTGCCTTGCCGGGGCAGAGCGGCGACAGCAACAAACCGGTCTGGCTGCCGATCGATGCCAAGTTCCCGCGCGAGGATTACGAGCGCTTGCTCGACGCGCAGGAGCGGGCAGACCCGGTCGCGGTCGAAGAGGCTTCCAAGGCGTTGGAAGCGCGCATTCGTCTGGAAGCGAAGACGATTGCAGACAAGTATCTGGCACCGCCGCACACCACCGATTTCGCCCTGCTGTTCCTGCCGACGGAAGGGTTGTACGCCGAAGTGCTGCGGCGTCCGGGATTGTCGGATCTGCTGCAACGCGAATATCGCGTGACGGTGGCGGGTCCGACGACGCTGACGGCGTTGCTCAACAGTCTTCAGATGGGATTCCGCACGCTGGCCATCGAGCGGCGTTCCAGCGAAGTCTGGCAGGTGCTGGGTGCGGTGAAGACGGAGTTCACCAAGTTCGGCGACGTGCTTGCCAGGACAAAGTCGCAGTTGGAGACGGTGACACGCTCCATCGACAAGGCGGAAGTCCGTACCCGGGCGATGGCGCGTCAGCTCAAGGCCGTCGAAGCATTGCCCGGCGAGCAGGCCGTCGAACTGTTGGGCGTCGAGATGGAGCCGGACGAAGAGAACTGA
- a CDS encoding Rne/Rng family ribonuclease codes for MKRMLFNATQQEELRVAIVDGQKLIDIDIETAGREQRKGNIYKGVITRIEPSLEACFVNYGEGRHGFLPFKEVARAYFREGADVRNARIQDALSEGQELIVQVEKEERGNKGAALTTFISLAGRYLVLMPNNPRGGGVSRRIEGEDRQELRETMGQLELPEGMSIIARTAGIGRSAEELQWDLNYLLQLWHAIEGAAHNIELPRDSALIYLESSLVIRAIRDYFQPDIGEILIDTEEISEQARNFMQVVMPDHLNRVKQYRDDVPLFSRFQIEHQIETAYSRQVPLPSGGAIVIDHTEALVSIDVNSARATKGADIEETALRTNLEAADEVARQLRLRDLGGLIVIDFIDMESAKSQREVEQRVKDALKHDRARVQMGKISRFGLMELSRQRLRPSLSEGTHVTCPRCNGTGHIRDAESSALQVLRIIQEEAMKEHTAAIHCQVPVEVSAFLLNEKRQEINKIEARFKVGVLLIPNKHLETPHYKLERLRFDDPRLDAPKASYALAEEAARSLEEDPAGYSKKKEDARPRQEAAVKGITPEQPAPAAQPRPEPVAATVPAAAAPATGGFFGFIKRLFGVGAAAPAPTKAEEPAKPTARPPRERHERPHQQNRNRRGNARDENKSGKDNAGQPAREGREGREGRDGRGARPERAERADRGERNERNDRGDRNERNERGDRNERQDRQEGRDKRERDDAQRQPALDVRAEEGREPREGRERGSRRERGERRDRRQAEGAEGQQAVTQRAVPAAPLNAEQEELDQDRLTAQVEGAPQTGEEGEQGGEERRRSRRRGRRGGRREREAGESQLNADGEQVEGDALEAVEGTRRAPTLTDESAEIAATDALVHATTPAIPAPAAATPVAHAEPTPARAAPVEAPAPVATVTEAAPAATPEVPAQSISEPISEPVTQAPTIAPVAPVNVAPLPTAAVAAAPVVPPVSAPLPVATPAPAQPTVPAEALTEIAATVAASSAPAEAAPAPVAESVQPTTQSTPSAPVQTVETAKPVEVAPAPVAPAAPAPAAPVVMEAAAAVTEVVTQKATPVAVAPTLERGALESTLESVGLVWVHTDADKHRAAKEAAAQVAPAPHVPRERRPSTPLNSGPMEQVETRS; via the coding sequence ATGAAACGCATGTTGTTTAACGCCACGCAGCAGGAAGAACTGCGCGTGGCAATCGTCGATGGGCAAAAACTCATCGACATCGATATCGAGACGGCCGGCCGCGAACAGCGTAAAGGCAATATCTACAAGGGTGTCATCACCCGTATCGAACCCTCTCTTGAAGCCTGCTTCGTCAACTACGGCGAAGGCCGCCACGGCTTCCTGCCGTTCAAGGAGGTCGCCCGCGCGTACTTCCGAGAAGGTGCCGATGTGCGAAATGCGCGCATTCAGGACGCCCTCTCCGAAGGCCAGGAACTCATCGTTCAGGTCGAAAAGGAAGAACGCGGCAACAAGGGCGCAGCACTCACGACGTTCATTTCACTGGCTGGCCGCTATCTGGTGCTGATGCCGAACAACCCGCGTGGCGGTGGTGTTTCGCGTCGTATCGAAGGCGAAGACCGTCAGGAACTGCGCGAGACGATGGGCCAGCTCGAACTGCCGGAAGGCATGAGCATCATCGCCCGCACCGCAGGCATCGGCCGCTCGGCCGAAGAACTGCAGTGGGACCTGAACTACCTGCTGCAACTCTGGCACGCCATCGAAGGCGCCGCCCACAACATCGAATTGCCGCGCGATTCGGCCCTGATCTATCTCGAATCGAGCCTGGTCATCCGCGCCATCCGCGACTATTTCCAGCCGGATATCGGTGAAATCCTCATCGACACGGAAGAAATCTCCGAACAAGCACGCAACTTCATGCAGGTGGTCATGCCCGATCACCTCAACCGCGTGAAGCAGTACCGCGACGACGTGCCGCTGTTCTCCCGTTTCCAGATCGAACACCAGATCGAGACGGCTTACTCGCGTCAGGTGCCGCTGCCCTCCGGCGGCGCGATCGTGATCGATCACACCGAAGCGCTCGTCTCCATCGACGTGAACTCGGCACGCGCCACCAAGGGCGCCGACATCGAAGAAACCGCCCTGCGCACCAACCTGGAAGCTGCCGACGAAGTCGCGCGCCAGTTGCGTCTGCGCGACCTCGGCGGTCTGATCGTCATCGACTTCATCGACATGGAGTCGGCCAAGAGCCAACGTGAAGTCGAACAACGTGTGAAGGATGCGCTCAAGCACGACCGTGCACGCGTCCAGATGGGCAAGATCTCGCGTTTCGGCCTGATGGAGCTGTCGCGTCAGCGTCTGCGTCCGTCGCTGTCCGAAGGCACGCACGTGACGTGCCCGCGTTGCAACGGCACCGGCCACATCCGCGATGCGGAATCGTCGGCACTGCAAGTCCTGCGCATCATTCAGGAAGAGGCCATGAAGGAGCACACGGCAGCGATCCACTGCCAGGTGCCGGTCGAAGTCTCGGCGTTCCTGCTCAACGAAAAGCGTCAGGAAATCAACAAGATCGAAGCGCGCTTCAAGGTTGGCGTGCTGCTGATCCCGAACAAGCATCTCGAAACGCCGCATTACAAGCTGGAGCGCCTGCGCTTCGACGATCCGCGTCTGGATGCGCCGAAGGCTAGCTACGCGCTCGCCGAAGAGGCTGCACGTTCGCTGGAAGAAGATCCGGCCGGCTACAGCAAGAAGAAGGAAGATGCGCGTCCGCGTCAGGAAGCCGCCGTCAAGGGCATCACGCCCGAGCAGCCGGCACCGGCCGCGCAACCGCGTCCGGAACCTGTCGCCGCGACCGTGCCTGCCGCAGCAGCGCCGGCCACCGGTGGCTTCTTCGGTTTCATCAAGCGCCTGTTCGGTGTCGGCGCAGCCGCGCCTGCACCGACCAAGGCCGAAGAGCCGGCCAAGCCGACGGCACGTCCGCCGCGCGAGCGCCATGAGCGTCCGCATCAACAAAACCGCAATCGCCGCGGCAATGCCCGCGACGAGAACAAGTCGGGCAAGGACAACGCCGGCCAGCCAGCCCGTGAGGGTCGCGAGGGTCGTGAGGGCCGCGACGGTCGTGGCGCACGTCCGGAACGCGCAGAACGTGCGGACCGTGGTGAGCGCAATGAGCGTAACGACCGTGGCGATCGTAATGAACGCAACGAGCGTGGTGACCGCAACGAACGTCAGGACCGTCAGGAAGGCCGCGACAAGCGCGAGCGCGACGACGCACAGCGTCAACCGGCGCTAGACGTGCGTGCCGAGGAAGGTCGTGAACCGCGTGAAGGGCGCGAACGCGGCAGCCGCCGCGAACGTGGCGAGCGTCGTGACCGTCGTCAGGCCGAAGGGGCCGAGGGTCAGCAAGCCGTCACGCAACGCGCCGTCCCGGCCGCACCGCTGAATGCCGAGCAGGAAGAACTGGATCAGGATCGTCTGACGGCTCAGGTCGAAGGCGCGCCGCAAACCGGTGAAGAAGGCGAACAAGGCGGTGAAGAGCGTCGCCGCAGCCGTCGTCGTGGTCGTCGTGGTGGTCGTCGTGAGCGCGAAGCCGGTGAATCGCAACTGAACGCCGATGGCGAACAAGTCGAAGGCGATGCCCTGGAAGCCGTCGAAGGCACGCGTCGTGCCCCGACGCTGACGGACGAATCCGCCGAAATCGCTGCGACCGATGCGCTGGTCCACGCAACGACGCCGGCGATTCCGGCACCGGCAGCGGCCACACCGGTGGCTCACGCAGAACCGACGCCGGCACGTGCCGCGCCGGTCGAAGCCCCGGCACCTGTCGCCACGGTGACGGAAGCCGCCCCGGCCGCAACGCCGGAAGTGCCGGCGCAGTCGATTTCGGAGCCGATTTCGGAACCTGTCACGCAGGCACCGACGATCGCGCCGGTCGCACCGGTCAACGTCGCACCGCTGCCGACGGCTGCAGTCGCTGCCGCACCGGTCGTGCCGCCGGTCAGCGCCCCGCTGCCGGTCGCGACACCTGCCCCGGCTCAGCCGACGGTTCCGGCCGAAGCCCTGACGGAGATTGCCGCCACGGTCGCTGCGTCGAGCGCCCCGGCAGAAGCCGCACCGGCGCCGGTTGCCGAATCGGTTCAACCGACGACGCAATCGACGCCGTCGGCACCGGTCCAGACGGTTGAAACTGCCAAGCCGGTGGAAGTCGCACCAGCCCCGGTCGCACCGGCAGCCCCAGCCCCTGCGGCACCGGTCGTGATGGAAGCCGCCGCGGCGGTGACGGAAGTCGTGACGCAGAAGGCGACCCCGGTGGCGGTTGCCCCGACGCTGGAGCGCGGTGCACTGGAATCGACGCTGGAAAGCGTGGGCCTGGTCTGGGTCCATACGGACGCCGACAAGCACCGTGCCGCCAAGGAAGCCGCTGCGCAGGTTGCACCGGCACCGCACGTGCCGCGTGAACGCCGCCCGTCCACGCCGCTCAACAGCGGTCCGATGGAGCAGGTGGAAACGCGCTCGTGA
- the glp gene encoding gephyrin-like molybdotransferase Glp, with product MTTLDEALADLPDYDPNHMTVEAARAIIARTASPVSAIEQIAVRSALGRVLGRDVVSPLDVPAFENAAMDGYAFAGSALAAGGEVRLRVAGRSFAGHPFDGVTANGECVRIMTGALLPVGCDTVIPQEQVRREGDTEIVTFDAAAVTPGRHVRHVGEDLAAGHTALHAGKRLRPAALGLLASLGIAEVPVRRRVRVAFFSTGDELRSVGEPLAPGNLYDSNRYTLFGMLQRLGVEVLDLGVVRDDPQAIEDTLRTACREADAVITSGGVSVGEADFTREMMTRLGNVVFWKMAMRPGRPFAFGELESEGKRALLFGLPGNPAAVMASFYHLVRDGLFVLMGAEPQVTPCLPVPTATAIAKRPGRTEFLRGVLAVDAQGRWQVTVADAQSAGILRTMSEANCFVTLGTERGDVAAGELVDVIAFDGLV from the coding sequence ATGACAACACTTGACGAAGCCCTGGCCGACTTGCCGGACTACGACCCTAACCACATGACGGTCGAAGCGGCGCGCGCCATCATTGCGCGCACCGCGAGTCCCGTATCCGCCATCGAGCAGATCGCGGTACGCAGCGCACTGGGCCGCGTGCTCGGTCGCGACGTCGTATCGCCGCTCGACGTCCCCGCTTTCGAAAACGCCGCGATGGACGGCTATGCGTTTGCAGGCAGCGCGCTGGCCGCGGGCGGCGAAGTCCGTCTGCGTGTCGCGGGCCGCTCGTTCGCCGGTCACCCCTTCGACGGTGTGACGGCCAATGGCGAATGCGTGCGCATCATGACCGGCGCGCTTCTGCCTGTCGGCTGCGACACCGTCATCCCCCAGGAACAGGTTCGACGCGAAGGCGACACCGAAATCGTCACCTTCGATGCGGCGGCCGTCACGCCAGGGCGTCATGTGCGTCATGTCGGGGAAGACCTGGCCGCAGGCCATACCGCCCTGCATGCAGGCAAGCGACTGCGACCGGCAGCGCTCGGCTTGCTGGCGTCGCTGGGCATTGCGGAAGTCCCGGTGCGCCGACGCGTTCGCGTTGCCTTCTTCTCGACCGGCGACGAACTCCGCTCGGTCGGCGAACCCCTCGCCCCGGGCAATTTGTACGATAGCAATCGCTATACGCTCTTCGGCATGTTGCAACGACTGGGCGTCGAAGTGCTGGATCTGGGCGTCGTACGCGACGATCCTCAGGCCATCGAAGACACCCTGCGCACCGCGTGCCGCGAGGCGGACGCCGTCATTACCTCGGGCGGCGTATCGGTTGGCGAAGCGGATTTCACGCGAGAAATGATGACGCGTCTGGGTAACGTCGTGTTCTGGAAGATGGCGATGCGCCCGGGGCGCCCGTTTGCCTTCGGCGAGCTGGAAAGCGAGGGCAAGCGCGCCCTGCTGTTCGGCTTGCCTGGCAACCCGGCCGCAGTGATGGCGTCGTTCTACCATCTGGTGCGCGACGGCCTGTTCGTGCTCATGGGTGCAGAGCCGCAAGTCACGCCGTGCCTGCCCGTGCCGACCGCCACCGCCATCGCCAAGCGCCCGGGGCGTACCGAGTTTCTGCGCGGCGTTCTCGCGGTGGATGCTCAGGGCCGCTGGCAAGTCACGGTCGCGGACGCACAAAGCGCGGGCATTTTGCGCACGATGAGCGAAGCCAACTGCTTCGTGACGCTGGGCACCGAACGTGGCGACGTCGCCGCCGGAGAACTGGTCGACGTCATCGCATTCGACGGTCTGGTGTAA